TGGCGGAACGTGGAGCCGATCCCGGGAGTATCGATCAGTACTACTCCGCGGGCGAGGATCGACGCGGGATGAGCCACCTCGACGCGCGCGACCCCGCGGCGGTTCTCCGGGTTCTCCTTCTCCGTGACATAGCGGGCGAGGAACGCGCGCAGCTCCTCCGAGGCACACTCCTCCGGAGCGCGCCCGTCTTCGAAATACACCGTTGCCTTACGCTTCTCTCCCCACGCAATGTAAGTGGGAATGGCGGTAAGGGGAAGGACCGAGGTAGGGAGGATCTCCTCGCCCAGGAGCGCGTTCAATAGGGTGCTCTTCCCGCGCTTGAACTGGCCGAGGACCGCGAGCTGGAACCGTCTTTCACGCACTCTCTCCCCAAGGTCGTTGAGCTGACCGACGATC
This sequence is a window from Candidatus Bipolaricaulota bacterium. Protein-coding genes within it:
- a CDS encoding dynamin family protein, whose amino-acid sequence is MKGMLSERTEEKSEPSVLIDELVQALASLEGGFSPIVGQLNDLGERVRERRFQLAVLGQFKRGKSTLLNALLGEEILPTSVLPLTAIPTYIAWGEKRKATVYFEDGRAPEECASEELRAFLARYVTEKENPENRRGVARVEVAHPASILARGVVLIDTPGIGSTFRHNTSTTLSFLPQCDAARKREEAGDVSKEISRLERIKAQVLAVKERLIKAAG